One Serinicoccus chungangensis genomic window carries:
- the rpmF gene encoding 50S ribosomal protein L32, whose protein sequence is MAVPKRKMSRSNTRHRRSQWKAAPIALTTCPQCQAVATPHQACPSCGSYGGRHYAAAERTEHQG, encoded by the coding sequence GTGGCCGTTCCCAAGCGGAAGATGTCCCGTTCCAACACCCGGCACCGCCGCTCGCAGTGGAAGGCCGCCCCGATCGCGCTGACCACCTGCCCGCAGTGCCAGGCCGTGGCGACCCCGCACCAGGCGTGCCCGTCCTGCGGCTCCTACGGCGGACGGCACTACGCCGCCGCCGAGCGCACCGAGCACCAGGGCTGA
- the coaD gene encoding pantetheine-phosphate adenylyltransferase, with protein sequence MTTRRCVCPGSFDPVTLGHVDVVVRAAALFDEVLVAVMHNPAKQGTFPVQERLELVRRSLPEEVSPVVRVEAYAERLLVDVCQEVGAQAVVKGLRGGTDFTYELPMALMNRHLTGVETVFLPGDPALEHVSSSLVKEVHRLGGDVSALVPAPVLQALRQI encoded by the coding sequence ATGACCACCCGCCGCTGCGTGTGCCCCGGATCCTTCGACCCGGTGACCCTCGGGCACGTCGACGTCGTCGTGCGGGCCGCCGCGCTGTTCGACGAGGTGCTGGTCGCGGTGATGCACAACCCCGCCAAGCAGGGCACCTTCCCGGTGCAGGAGCGGCTGGAGCTCGTCCGGCGCTCGTTGCCCGAGGAGGTGTCGCCGGTGGTGAGGGTGGAGGCGTATGCCGAGCGCCTGCTCGTCGACGTGTGCCAGGAGGTCGGCGCCCAGGCGGTGGTCAAGGGGCTGCGGGGCGGCACGGACTTCACCTACGAGCTGCCGATGGCCCTGATGAACCGCCACCTCACCGGGGTGGAGACCGTCTTCCTGCCCGGTGACCCCGCGCTGGAGCACGTCTCCAGCTCCCTGGTCAAGGAGGTCCACCGGCTCGGCGGCGACGTGTCCGCGCTGGTCCCCGCGCCGGTGCTGCAGGCGCTGCGGCAGATTTGA
- the rsmD gene encoding 16S rRNA (guanine(966)-N(2))-methyltransferase RsmD — MTRIIAGTAGGRSLHTPRGAHTRPTTDRVREAVFSRIESLLDLEGCAVLDLFAGSGALGLEAVSRGAGRLLAVERHRATARLVERNAADLGFADVEVRTAPVAQVLSAGPDDEAFHLALLDPPYPLEETELAEVLAALVPWLDPDGLVVLERSARSPQPAWPPGLVHLDTRRYGETAVHLAEPTTPASA, encoded by the coding sequence ATGACCCGCATCATCGCCGGGACCGCCGGCGGTCGCAGCCTGCACACCCCGCGCGGGGCCCACACCCGCCCCACCACCGACCGGGTCCGCGAGGCGGTGTTCTCCCGGATCGAGTCGTTGCTCGACCTCGAGGGGTGCGCCGTGCTCGACCTCTTCGCCGGGTCCGGCGCGCTGGGGCTGGAGGCGGTGTCCCGGGGTGCGGGGCGGCTCCTGGCGGTGGAACGGCACCGGGCGACCGCGCGACTCGTCGAGCGCAACGCGGCCGACCTGGGGTTCGCCGACGTCGAGGTGCGGACGGCCCCGGTGGCCCAGGTGCTCTCGGCCGGGCCGGACGACGAGGCGTTCCACCTGGCGCTGCTGGACCCGCCCTACCCCCTGGAGGAGACCGAGCTCGCGGAGGTGCTCGCCGCTCTCGTCCCCTGGCTCGACCCGGACGGGCTGGTGGTCCTGGAGCGCAGCGCCCGCTCCCCGCAGCCGGCCTGGCCGCCCGGGCTGGTCCACCTCGACACCCGCCGCTACGGCGAGACCGCCGTGCACCTCGCCGAGCCGACCACCCCGGCGAGCGCGTGA
- a CDS encoding acylphosphatase: MERALIFVRGRVQGVGFRWWTRSRALELGLVGHALNLPDGRVEVNAQGERAAVDTLVELLREDPSTRSRPGRVDGVVVQRHAAREGTTGFVER, translated from the coding sequence ATGGAGCGCGCGCTGATCTTCGTCCGCGGTCGGGTCCAGGGTGTCGGCTTCCGGTGGTGGACCCGCTCCCGGGCGCTCGAGCTGGGGCTCGTCGGCCACGCCCTGAACCTCCCGGACGGCCGGGTGGAGGTCAACGCCCAGGGCGAGCGGGCGGCGGTCGACACCCTCGTCGAGCTGCTGCGCGAGGACCCCTCGACCCGCAGCCGTCCGGGCCGGGTCGACGGGGTGGTGGTGCAGCGCCACGCGGCGCGCGAGGGGACGACGGGGTTCGTCGAGCGCTGA
- a CDS encoding hemerythrin domain-containing protein encodes MTSYTIPRPVSGDVVDLILADHRLFEELMREMRDSSSDRDSARQAFAAVLVAHGEAEEEKVYPRLRRKEAIDAHEAEHGEEEHAEINRALLHLMECVGTDTQKFDDAVEAMNEVLQHHLTEEELTILNPARDEVSEKDRADLGAAFLEVRGRHLDQGVGIDQVRALVEQAEQDGLLDDED; translated from the coding sequence ATGACCTCCTACACCATCCCCCGACCGGTCTCCGGCGACGTCGTCGACCTCATCCTCGCCGACCACCGCCTCTTCGAGGAGCTCATGCGCGAGATGCGCGACAGCAGCTCCGACCGCGACTCCGCCCGCCAGGCCTTCGCCGCGGTGCTCGTCGCGCACGGCGAGGCCGAGGAGGAGAAGGTCTACCCCCGGCTGCGCCGCAAGGAGGCCATCGACGCCCACGAGGCCGAGCACGGCGAGGAGGAGCACGCCGAGATCAACCGCGCGCTGCTGCACCTGATGGAGTGCGTCGGCACCGACACCCAGAAGTTCGACGACGCGGTCGAGGCGATGAACGAGGTGCTCCAGCACCACCTCACCGAGGAGGAGCTGACCATCCTCAACCCGGCCCGCGACGAGGTGTCCGAGAAGGACCGCGCGGACCTGGGTGCCGCCTTCCTGGAGGTGCGGGGCCGCCACCTGGACCAGGGCGTCGGGATCGACCAGGTCCGCGCGCTGGTCGAGCAGGCCGAGCAGGACGGGCTGCTGGACGACGAGGACTGA
- the mutM gene encoding bifunctional DNA-formamidopyrimidine glycosylase/DNA-(apurinic or apyrimidinic site) lyase yields the protein MPELPEVEVVRRGLAEHVVGRRITTAHLLGQRVARRHEGGPEDLAARVRQAQVLVADRRGKYLWLVLDPPDDDPHALVMHLGMSGQLLVEPADAPRERHLHATLDFDDDGPQLRFVDQRTFGGLALTPLLPDAHRRPAGHPGTGDGHGHGIPQPVAHIAPDPLEEAFDRPTVIRTMKSKNVAVKRLLLDQGVVSGIGNIYADEALWRAGVHGRRPASALTRPALGRLLDHAAEVMREALAQGGTSFDALYVNVNGASGYFDRSLDAYGQTGRPCARCGTAIRREEFMNRSSHFCPRCQTVPRVRV from the coding sequence GTGCCCGAGCTGCCCGAGGTCGAGGTGGTCCGTCGAGGGCTCGCCGAGCACGTCGTCGGCCGCCGGATCACCACCGCCCACCTCCTCGGCCAGCGGGTCGCCCGGCGGCACGAGGGCGGGCCGGAGGACCTCGCGGCGCGGGTGCGGCAGGCCCAGGTCCTCGTGGCCGACCGTCGGGGCAAGTACCTCTGGCTGGTCCTGGACCCCCCCGACGACGACCCGCACGCCCTGGTGATGCACCTCGGCATGAGCGGGCAGCTGCTCGTCGAGCCCGCCGACGCGCCGCGGGAGCGGCACCTGCACGCCACCCTCGACTTCGACGACGACGGCCCCCAGCTGCGCTTCGTCGACCAGCGCACCTTCGGCGGCCTGGCCCTGACCCCCCTGCTGCCCGACGCCCACCGTCGCCCGGCCGGGCACCCCGGGACCGGCGACGGGCACGGGCACGGCATACCGCAGCCGGTCGCCCACATCGCCCCCGACCCGCTCGAGGAGGCCTTCGACCGACCGACGGTCATCCGCACGATGAAGTCCAAGAACGTCGCGGTGAAGAGGCTGCTGCTGGACCAGGGCGTCGTCAGCGGGATCGGCAACATCTACGCCGACGAGGCGCTCTGGCGGGCCGGGGTGCACGGCCGGCGCCCCGCCTCGGCGCTCACCCGGCCGGCCCTCGGCCGCCTGCTCGACCACGCCGCGGAGGTCATGCGCGAGGCGCTGGCCCAGGGCGGCACCAGCTTCGACGCGCTCTACGTCAACGTCAACGGCGCCAGCGGCTACTTCGACCGCTCGCTGGACGCCTACGGCCAGACCGGCCGGCCGTGCGCGCGCTGCGGCACCGCCATCCGGCGCGAGGAGTTCATGAACCGCAGCTCGCACTTCTGCCCGCGGTGCCAGACCGTCCCCCGGGTCCGCGTCTGA
- a CDS encoding Gfo/Idh/MocA family protein: protein MEQPPATSPAYEPLADRPVRWGLLAAGGIARTLAGAIAAVDGGEVVAVAARDGGRAQAFAQEFGIERSYGGYDELLQDPGVDVVYISSTHPFHHEQALACIAAGKHVLVEKPTTLTVADTEEVFEAARGAGVLAVEAMWTRFQPIVLDVRDRVRSGAVGDVRSFHAAFPVPFDYDETHRLFDLANGGGALMDLGIYPVTLAHLLVGHPTHLHVLGSKVPTGADALVALQWMTAEGAVAQVMTDSRSHGTTETILRGTEGSITLHGPVNDPTSFTLRRGEDEETVGGDRRGYEHQVEEVHRCLREGLLESPLAPHADTVAIMTILESARRELGVRYPQEGDPLHT, encoded by the coding sequence ATGGAGCAGCCACCCGCCACCAGCCCCGCCTACGAGCCCCTCGCGGACCGTCCGGTCCGGTGGGGCCTGCTCGCGGCAGGAGGGATCGCCCGGACGCTGGCCGGGGCGATCGCCGCGGTGGACGGCGGTGAGGTGGTCGCGGTCGCCGCGCGCGACGGGGGGCGGGCCCAGGCCTTCGCGCAGGAGTTCGGCATCGAGCGCTCCTACGGCGGCTACGACGAGCTCCTGCAGGACCCGGGGGTGGACGTCGTCTACATCTCCTCCACCCACCCCTTCCACCACGAGCAGGCCCTGGCCTGCATCGCCGCGGGCAAGCACGTGCTCGTCGAGAAGCCGACCACGCTCACCGTCGCCGACACCGAGGAGGTCTTCGAGGCCGCGCGGGGGGCGGGGGTGCTGGCGGTGGAGGCCATGTGGACCCGCTTCCAGCCGATCGTGCTCGACGTGCGGGACCGGGTGCGCTCGGGGGCGGTCGGTGACGTCCGCAGCTTCCACGCCGCGTTCCCCGTGCCGTTCGACTACGACGAGACCCACCGCCTCTTCGACCTCGCCAACGGCGGGGGCGCCCTCATGGACCTGGGCATCTACCCCGTGACCCTGGCGCACCTGCTCGTCGGGCACCCGACCCACCTGCACGTCCTGGGCTCGAAGGTCCCCACGGGCGCCGACGCCCTGGTGGCCCTGCAGTGGATGACGGCCGAGGGCGCCGTCGCCCAGGTCATGACGGACTCCCGGTCGCACGGCACCACCGAGACGATCCTGCGGGGCACGGAGGGGTCGATCACCCTGCACGGCCCCGTCAACGACCCCACCTCCTTCACGCTGCGCCGGGGCGAGGACGAGGAGACCGTCGGTGGTGACCGCCGGGGCTACGAGCACCAGGTCGAGGAGGTGCACCGCTGCCTGCGGGAGGGGCTGCTGGAGTCGCCGCTGGCCCCCCACGCCGACACGGTGGCGATCATGACGATCCTGGAGAGCGCCCGTCGCGAGCTGGGGGTGCGCTACCCCCAGGAAGGCGACCCGCTGCACACCTGA
- a CDS encoding YceD family protein translates to MAAQQTERDWVFDTRELVRRPGTMREVTRAVTTTEPLGTDVIAIPAGTPVQVDLRLESVVEGILATGSAQARAVGECVRCLDEIVEHLDVPFQELYAYPDRAAHHQQVAGRPGSEKDASTDEDEQRTLDGDLMDLEEVVRDAVVTSLPFQPVCRDDCPGLCSECGARLADDPEHEHDVIDPRWSALAAMASPADDDEKRT, encoded by the coding sequence ATGGCTGCCCAGCAGACGGAACGCGACTGGGTGTTCGACACCCGGGAGCTGGTCCGCCGGCCCGGCACGATGCGGGAGGTCACGCGTGCGGTGACCACGACGGAGCCCCTGGGCACCGACGTCATCGCGATCCCCGCCGGCACGCCGGTCCAGGTGGATCTGCGGTTGGAGTCGGTGGTCGAGGGCATCCTGGCGACGGGGTCGGCCCAGGCCAGAGCGGTCGGGGAGTGCGTGCGCTGCCTGGACGAGATCGTCGAGCACCTCGACGTCCCCTTCCAGGAGCTGTACGCCTACCCGGACCGGGCGGCGCACCACCAGCAGGTGGCGGGTCGACCCGGGAGCGAGAAGGACGCGAGCACCGACGAGGACGAGCAGCGGACTCTCGACGGCGACCTGATGGACCTCGAAGAGGTCGTCCGGGACGCCGTGGTGACCTCCCTGCCCTTCCAACCGGTGTGCCGGGACGACTGTCCGGGACTGTGCTCCGAGTGCGGGGCACGCCTGGCCGACGACCCGGAGCACGAGCACGACGTGATCGACCCCCGGTGGTCGGCGCTGGCCGCGATGGCCAGCCCGGCCGACGACGACGAGAAGAGGACCTGA
- the rnc gene encoding ribonuclease III, whose translation MRPVAELNDYLAEVVGERCDEALLLRALTHRSFSYEHDGQPHNERLEFLGDSVLGVVVTDTLYRTHPDLSEGQLAKLRAAVVNSRALAEVARTIDLGQFVLLGKGEEGTGGRDKDSILADTTEAVIGCLYVSLGLARADTFIHHVLDPVMARSAELGAGLDWKTSLQEVASAAELGPPEYVLDAEGPDHDKTFTARAVVGGEVVGTGVGRSKKLAEQQAAERGWRLLTDRAAEVVATGPSVDPALDLRTD comes from the coding sequence ATGCGCCCCGTCGCCGAGCTCAACGACTACCTCGCCGAGGTCGTCGGTGAGCGGTGCGACGAGGCGCTGCTGCTGCGTGCCCTGACGCACCGGTCGTTCTCCTACGAGCACGACGGGCAGCCGCACAACGAGCGGCTGGAGTTCCTCGGTGACTCCGTGCTGGGGGTCGTGGTCACCGACACGCTCTACCGCACGCACCCGGACCTGTCCGAGGGCCAGCTCGCCAAGCTGCGCGCCGCGGTCGTCAACTCGCGCGCCCTCGCCGAGGTCGCGCGGACCATCGACCTCGGCCAGTTCGTGCTGCTCGGCAAGGGGGAGGAGGGCACCGGGGGCCGGGACAAGGACTCCATCCTCGCGGACACGACCGAGGCCGTCATCGGCTGCCTCTACGTCTCCCTCGGGCTGGCCCGGGCGGACACCTTCATCCACCACGTGCTCGACCCGGTCATGGCGCGCAGCGCCGAGCTGGGCGCGGGACTGGACTGGAAGACCAGCCTGCAGGAGGTCGCCTCGGCCGCCGAGCTCGGGCCGCCGGAGTACGTCCTGGACGCCGAGGGGCCGGACCACGACAAGACCTTCACAGCCCGCGCGGTCGTCGGCGGCGAGGTCGTCGGCACCGGGGTCGGCCGGTCCAAGAAGCTCGCCGAGCAGCAGGCCGCCGAGCGGGGGTGGCGGCTGCTCACCGACCGGGCCGCCGAGGTGGTCGCCACGGGGCCCAGCGTGGACCCGGCCCTCGACCTCCGGACGGACTGA